TACGAAGGCCAACTGGTCATCGCCAAAATTTCACCCGTTTTGACATCCACCGCAATCGCTGTTGCTGAGCGGGCATTATTGGCCACACCTGCCGCAGTCAATTCACGGTACATAATATATTGTAAACGTGAGTCGATACTCAGGGTGATGTTTTCACCCGACTCGACTTCTTTAATGACTTCAGAAACTTTGAGGCGGTTGCCCTTTTTATCTCGAATAATTTTTTGCTCGCCATCGACACCTGACAACTGTTTATTCAGTTGCATTTCCAAGCCTTCAATCCCCATTCCTTCACTATTGGTCAAACCAATAATCTGGGCATTCGGTTGCGGCTGCGGATAGTAGCGTTTATAACTTTTCTCGGCGTAAACACCTTGGAAATTGCGCTTGGTAATCAAGTCTGCTTGCTGCGGTGGAATTTCTTTTTGCAACACCAAATAACGTGAGCGTGGGCGCGCCTGCATTTGCTTTTTCAAATCTGCACGATCAACCCCAACAGCATCCGCCAATTCATCAAGGTTTAAATTTTTATCAGGCAATTGGCGTTTTAATTTACGGTTATTCGGATCTTTTTTCAGCTCAGCCGTAATTTCATCAAATTGCTGCTTCGTCTCCCAGTAATCTCTTGGATCAATCACGATTTTCATGATCGGCGTACTAATCGCTAAAGGAACACCATGGCGATCACTGATCACCCCACGCATTGCCTCCAGTCGCTCCGTCCGCAGAATATTGGCATTGGCTTTATTTTGCAGAAAGTCTTTATTGACCACTTGCACATAGAATGCCCGCGCAATCAGTACCACAAAGCACAGCAGCACGGTGCCCCAAAGCAAGTAAAATCGCCACATATCCAAAGCAAGGGTCGGTCTTTCAGAAATGGACTGCTGTTTTTTTCGTATTGGTTTGCTTCGCTTATCTGCCATACAGCATGCCTTATTTATCTTGCTTTGAAGTCATAGGTAAAGAAATCACAACCGTTTGCGTCGCTGGTGGTGAGAACATACGGAGTTGCGTCACTGCACGCGAACCGATCTGGGCAGTTGCCCCAAAGGTTTGCTGCTCAATCAGTAAACGCCCCCATTCTGCGTTTAGATCATCTCGTTCACGCATATATGCACTCAAGTCACGATAATCATGACGATATTCAAACACCTGAAATACCACCATCATTGCACTAGCGAACACCAGTGCAACGAGTACAGCATAAACCGCAATCTTTTTCAGTCCCTTTCTGCTGCTTGATATCATGTCATCATCATTGTTGTTGTTCATTCTCAGCCTTTTTGCTCTAAACGCTCTGCCACACGTAACCATGCACTACGTGAACGAGGATTTGCTTTTACTTCTGCTTCGCTCGCACGAATACGAGAGACTTTCTTTAAACGTCGAGTATCTACCTGTGCTTGAGGCATGCCCCAACCCGAATCTTCAGGTAAGCTCGATTCTTTTTGGATAAACTGCTTGATTAAACGATCTTCCAAAGAATGAAAGCTAATCACGGCCAACTGCCCCGTTGCTTTTAATAAGCTGACAGCTTGCGGTAAAAAGCTCTCGATATCATCAAGTTCTTTGTTAATGGCAATGCGAATCGCTTGGAAGGTTCGCGTTGCAGGATGTTTATGCTTTTCCCACTTTGGATGTGCTGTTTTAACGACTTCTGCCAGTTGTGCAGTTGTAGTCATTTCACCCGCCAGTTTAATCGCTTTGGCAATACGGCGGCTATAACGTTCTTCACCATATTGGTAAATAATATTTGCCAGTTTTTCTTCTTCAATTTCAAGTAACCATTCTGCAGCTGTTGGACCTTGCGAATTGTCCATCCGCATATCCAGTGGCCCGCTTTGCATAAAGCTAAAACCACGTTCTGCCTGATCGAGTTGTGGTGATGAAACTCCAAGATCAGCCATGATCCCATCCACTTCAGTGATGCCAATGTTGTTAAGTTCTGTTTGAATATCGGCAAAACTGGCATGAATGATTTTAAAGCGCGAATCTTCTTGTTCTAATTGTGCTGCAACTTCAAGGGCTTGTGGATCTTTATCAAAGGCATAGACACGTGCATTGGCATCTAATTTGGACAGTAATAGCTTGGTATGTCCACCACGACCAAAGGTCGCATCAACAAAAATACCAGTATCGCGACCTGCCAATACGCCATCAACGGTTTCATGAAGTAAGACAGAAATATGCGACATAAGAAATGAATCAACAGCTGAAAATGTAACTGCACATTATCACCTTGTTTTATGTCAGCACCAAACGACTTTTTGTAGAGAATTCTTAACTTTTCATAGATAAAACCGTTTTTTCATCATTTTTCAGTCAATAAAAAAGCAAATACGGTAAGTATTTGCTTTTTCAATTTTAGTGATGTGCTACCTACAGCGCTGATTTATGGTTTTTCTGCATAAATCTGATCAAATATCGCACCATTCACAAAATGGGTTTTTTGTGCTTTTGCCCATCCACCAAACACATCATTAATTTTGAAGAGCTGAATTTTTGGAAATTGTTGCGCATATTTTGCAGCGACTTGAGGATTCCGCGGGCGGAAATAATATTTCGCAGCCAAATCCTGTCCTAATGGTGAATACAGGAAGTTTAAATAACCACGTGCTAACTGACGATTGCCATTTTTATCGACGGTTTTATCAACAATCGCAACTGAAGGCTCTGCCAAAATTGAAATTGATGGATACACAATTTCATACTTATCTTTACCTAGTCCTTGAGTTGCCAATAATGCCTCATTTTCCCAAGACAACAACACATCACCAATGCCCCGCTCAGCAAACGTCGTTAATGAACCACGTGCCCCTGAATCCAAAACTTTGACATTTTGATAAAGCTTTTTCACCAACTCACGAGCTTTCGCATCATTACCACCCGGTTGTTTAAGTGCATACCCCCATGCCGCCAAATAAATCCAGCGTGGTGCTCCACCTGTTTTCGGGTTCGGAGTAATGATTTCA
This genomic stretch from Acinetobacter sp. C32I harbors:
- the rsmH gene encoding 16S rRNA (cytosine(1402)-N(4))-methyltransferase RsmH, whose translation is MSHISVLLHETVDGVLAGRDTGIFVDATFGRGGHTKLLLSKLDANARVYAFDKDPQALEVAAQLEQEDSRFKIIHASFADIQTELNNIGITEVDGIMADLGVSSPQLDQAERGFSFMQSGPLDMRMDNSQGPTAAEWLLEIEEEKLANIIYQYGEERYSRRIAKAIKLAGEMTTTAQLAEVVKTAHPKWEKHKHPATRTFQAIRIAINKELDDIESFLPQAVSLLKATGQLAVISFHSLEDRLIKQFIQKESSLPEDSGWGMPQAQVDTRRLKKVSRIRASEAEVKANPRSRSAWLRVAERLEQKG
- a CDS encoding sulfate ABC transporter substrate-binding protein, translating into MKTVIAAALLALGLNGVAQAATTFLNVSYDPTREFYQEYNQAFGQYWKKRTGQDVDFKQSHGGSGKQARSVIDGLQADVVTLALANDIDEIANAGLIRKDWQKQFKDNSAPYTSTVVFLVRKGNPKNIRDWNDLTKPGVEIITPNPKTGGAPRWIYLAAWGYALKQPGGNDAKARELVKKLYQNVKVLDSGARGSLTTFAERGIGDVLLSWENEALLATQGLGKDKYEIVYPSISILAEPSVAIVDKTVDKNGNRQLARGYLNFLYSPLGQDLAAKYYFRPRNPQVAAKYAQQFPKIQLFKINDVFGGWAKAQKTHFVNGAIFDQIYAEKP
- a CDS encoding cell division protein FtsL; translation: MNNNNDDDMISSSRKGLKKIAVYAVLVALVFASAMMVVFQVFEYRHDYRDLSAYMRERDDLNAEWGRLLIEQQTFGATAQIGSRAVTQLRMFSPPATQTVVISLPMTSKQDK